One Phaseolus vulgaris cultivar G19833 chromosome 4, P. vulgaris v2.0, whole genome shotgun sequence DNA window includes the following coding sequences:
- the LOC137838372 gene encoding uncharacterized protein gives MDLPIRKVLQKPDVVGRMVRWAVELLEFDVQYEPRGPIKGQMYADFVVELSPTDSRQEEEASFRWVLLVDGSSNQQGSGADVILEGPHGLLIEQTLRFAFKAKNNQAEYEALITGMLLAKEMGAQRLLAKSDSLLVTSQVTGEYQAKDPQMVA, from the coding sequence atggACTTACCTATCCGAAAGGTGTTGCAGAAGCCGGACGTGGTAGGAaggatggtacgctgggcagtggagctcTTGGAGTTTGAtgttcagtacgagccccgaggccccATTAAAGGCCAGAtgtatgcagattttgtagtaGAGCTCTCCCCGACAGATTCACGGCAAGAGGAGGAGGCCAGCTTCAGATGGGTGCTCTTAGTGGATGGATCATCCAACCAGCAGGGTAGTGGAGCTGACGTGATCTTGGAAGGACCGCACGGGCTGTTGATTGAGCAGACCCTAAGGTTCGCTTTCAAGGCCAAAAACAATCAGGCAGAGTATGAAGCTCTCATCACCGGCATGCTCTtagctaaggagatgggagcgcAACGCTTATTAGCAAAGAGTGATTCCCTTTTAGTCACAAGTCAGGTGACTGGGGAATATCAAGctaaggacccacagatggttGCGTAG
- the LOC137838371 gene encoding uncharacterized protein has translation MLGKAKLAELRALARAHGLASGSQTVPNSVVEIAAAQGRSPPQGPAPTEALPAQQRKKLILRKPKRKAPQVVHEDEEEDDKVTEDGLITKRRRVAPSSPPAPPPLPTPTPSSLPAPIPTPPSPPAATPPVQAVPLAAAFPVVEATEPNFMENPPSASTPFISAGEGPPSTASIAEAAPGGDEGAHNSPIIITESPSSPPRQEAPTQQPIQEGGDESQHRAPSAPPQTAVANLPLAVKGIWEPFTAKLRMMAEDLPSIISKAVAGLEASIKADAAKVESLEKRSVDREVLLGKVEKERDDTVAKLAEAKKENERIAAELAQAQAGNKKVTEDLLQARETTEELKKRADELEQQTEGLKKQTEELELSSAQILAAGFDAALEQFACQYPDLDLSMVSLNNEVVDGKIVPSED, from the exons ATGCTGGGTAAAGCCAAGCTAGCTgagttgagggcgctcgcccgggcccacgggttggcgtcgggctcccaaactgtgcccaactcagtggtggagatcgccgccgctcaGGGCAGATCAccccctcaaggcccagctccAACAGAAGCCTTgcccgcccaacaacgcaaGAAACTCATCCTAAGGAAGCCAAAGAGAAAAGCTCCTCAGGTGGTCCACgaggatgaagaagaggacgatAAGGTAACCGAGGATGGCCTTATcaccaaaaggagaagggtggcaccttcttcaccacctgctccacctcctcttccaacaccaacaccgtcTTCTCTACCAGCGCCAATTCCCACAccgccttctcccccagctGCAACACCGCCAGTTCAAGCAGTACCTTTGGCGGCTGCATTTCCCGTGGTTGAGGCTACTGAGCCCAatttcatggagaaccctccgagcgcctccacgccattcatatccgctggagagggtcctccttcaactgcctcgATCGCCGAAGCCgcgccaggtggggatgaaggtgctcacaactcgccaATCATCATCACTGAGTCCCCctcgtcaccaccacgccaagaagctccaacCCAACAACCAATCCAAGAGGGCGGTGATGAGAGCCAGCACCGGGCTCCTTCAGCGCCTCCACAAACAGCGGTTGCAAACCTACCCCTTGCGGTTAAGGGGATCTGGGAACCTTTCACAGCCAAACTCaggatgatggcagaggacctcccctccatcatatcaaaagct gtggctggCCTGGAGGCatcgatcaaagcagatgcagccaaggtagaaagccttgagaagaggtcagtagaccgggaggtcctcttgggcaaagttgaaaaagagagagatgacACTGTGGCCAAGCTCGCCGAGGccaaaaaggagaatgaaaggatcgccgcagagctggcccaggcgcaggcggggaacaagaaggttactgaagacctcctTCAAGCTCGTGAGACAACTGAAGAACTAAAGAAACGAGCTGATGAGTTGGAACAGCAGACCGAGGGGCTCAAAAAGCAAACTGAagagctcgagctgagctccgcccaaatcctcgctgctgggtttgacgccgccctggagcaatttgCCTGTCAGTACCCTGATttggacctctccatggtgtcgctaaacaatgaagtggtggatgggaagatcgttccttctgaagattag